The Arcobacter porcinus sequence CTATTGGATTTTTATTGATGTTTATAATGCCATTTTTACCATCTTCATTTGTGACTGCATCAGGTGGTGCAAATAGATGGATAAGACTTCCAGGTTTTTCTCTATCTCCTGTTGAGTTTTTTAAAGTAGGATTTGTATATTTCTTATCTTGGTCTTTTTATAGAAAAATTATACATAGACCAAAAGTGAATTTATGGGGAGAATTTAAAATGTTAATCCCATATTTTGCTATATTTGTATTGGTTGTTATATTTGTAGCTTTTTTCCAAAAAGATTTAGGACAAGTGTTTTTGCTTGCAGTTGTTATGATAGTTTTAACAGTCTTTGCAAATCGTTCAATTAAAATATTATTAAGTTTATGTGCTGCTGGTTTAATAGGATTGGTAGCATTAATAATTGTTGCTCCTCATAGAATCAATAGATTTCACTCTTGGTGGTCAATGTCGCAAGATACTTTTTTAGCTATCCTTCCTAGTTCTTGGGAAAAAATATTTAGAGTAGAAAACCTTCCTGAACCATATCAAGTTTCACAATCTTTAAATGCAATTCATAATGGTGGTTTTTTTGGAAAAGGTATTGGATTTGGAGAGATTAAAATGGGATTTCTATCAGAAGTTCATACCGATTTCGTTCTAGCTGGAATAACTGAAGAGATTGGATGGCTTGGTTTTATTTTTATTATAATACTTTTCTTTGCAATTATTTGGAGAATTTTTAAAATAGCTAAATTTGTTGAAAATAAGATATTTTATCTATTTTGTACAAGTATTGCTTTAATGATAATATTATCATTTTTTATAAACTCTTTTGGAATTTCTGGTTTAATCCCAATTAAAGGAATGGCAGTTCCGATGGTTTCTTATGGTGGTTCATCTTTACTTGCAAATGCTTTTGCAATAGGAATGGTGCTTTGTATTAGTAGAACAGTAAAAAGTGAAAAAGGAGTTTCTTGAAAAAAGTTGTAGCAGTAACTGGTGGTGGAACAGGTGGGCATCTAAAAATAGCAGATGTTTTTATAGATGAGTTTATAAAAAGAGGATTTGAAGTAGTTTATATTGGCTCAACTTCTGGACAAGATAAATCTTGGTTTGAAAATGATAATAGAATAAAAGAGAGTATATTTTTAGAAACAAGTGGAGTTGTAAATAAAAGTGGATTAAATAAAATAAACTCTTTATTTAATATGTTTAAAAAAGCTCTTTTTTCTTTAAAGTTTTTATATAAATATAATATAAATATTGTTGTGAGTGTTGGAGGATTTTCAGCTGCTCCAGCATCATTTGCTGCTATTTTAAAAAGAGATTGTAAATTTTTTATTCATGAACAAAACTCTGTTATTGGAACTTTAAATAAAAAAACAATGAAATTTGCAAGTGCTTTTTACTCATCTTTTCATGATATTTCACCAATAAAAGATTATCCAGTTAAAAATGAGTTTTTTGAACATTCAAGAATAAGAAAAGAGCTTAAAACTATCGCTTTCTTTGGTGGTTCACAAGGTGCAAGTATTATAAATAAATTTGCAATAGAACTTGCACCTAAACTTGATGAATTAGGAATTAAAATAATTCATCAAACAGGAAAGAATGATCTTATAAAAGTAAAAGATGAGTATGAGAAATTAAATATAAAAGCAGATGTTTTTGATTTTACAAAAGATATAGTAAAGAAGATGAATGAAGCAGATTTTTGTATAAGTCGTGCTGGAGCTTCAACTCTTTTTGAACTCTGTGCAAATAATCTTCCAGCATTTTTTATACCGTTTAAACTTGCTGCAAAAAATCATCAATATTTTAATGCAAAATCAATCTTAGATAAAGAATTATGCTTTTTACAAACAGAAGATGAATTAAATAAAGATGAGTTTTTTAAAGTTTTAAAAAGTTTAAAGCTAGAAAAAATGAGTCTAGCTTTAAAAAATAGTATAAAACCTAATGCTATTGAGAAAATTGTTGATGATATTTTAAAATACTAAAAGTATTAAAATACCAAAAATAATTCTATAAATACCAAAAGCAACAAAAGTAAACTTCTCTAAAAATTTTAGAAATAGTTTAATTACAAGAAAAGCAACGGCAAAAGATACTAAAAAACCTACAATAAGTGGAAGTAAATTTCCAGTTTGAAGAATCTCTTCGTGATGTTTTAAAACATCATAAAAAGTTGTTGCACACATAACAGGAACAGCAAGTAAAAAAGAGAATTCAGCACTTGCTTTTCTATTTAATCCTACAAGCATAGCTCCTACAATACTAGCTCCTGCTCTACTTGTTCCTGGAATTAAAGCAAAAATTTGTGCAATTCCAATCCACATTGCTTGTTTTAAAGATACATCTTCTACATCACTTATATGAGTTTTCTTTTCATCATAAAATTTTTCTACTATTAAGAATATAATTCCACCAATTATAAACATCCAAGCTACAATTTCTATTGAAAATAGGGCTTTTATTTGATTTGAAAATATAAAACCAACAATACCAATAGGAATGAAAGCTAAAAATATCTTTGTCCATAAATTAATATGTTTAAAAGTAAATTTAGAAGGATAAACAAACACTAAAGCCATTATTGCAGCAAATTGAATAATTATCTCAAAAGCTTTATTTGCATTATTTTGTTCTAATCCTAGAACTTCACTTAAAAATATTAAGTGACCTGTTGAAGATACAGGAATAAACTCTGTAATACCTTCAATTATTCCCAAAAATATGGCATCGAATATTGTCATTAAATTCTCTTTTCTTTAGTTAATTTTAAAAAGAGTTTTAAGGCTCTTTTCTCTTTGTAAGTAATATCATAATCTATTCTTTGCAGATAGTTTAAAATATCATTTTTTGCAATTCCACTTCTTTTTGAATATATTTCTAAAATATATTGAGGAATTTTTACTCTTTTTTTATCAAATTTTTTTGTAATGTTTTTTAATCTATTTTCATATTTGTTATAACATAAAGTTGCAAATACAAAAGGGAGATTAAATTTGTTTTGCCAAGCTTTTGCTAAATCTATTATCTCTTCTGGATTATCTTTTTTCTTATTTGCTAAGTAGAATTTTAAAGCTTTATCTCCAATAATAACTTCTCCTTCAAGATCTAAAACTTTTGCAAGTGCATTTGAAGTTTTTGATTGAAAATCATCTTTCGCTTTTCTATTTGGTAAAATAAATACAGAATCAACATAATCTCTAGCAATTATTCCAAAATCTAAAAATTTCTCATTTTTTGACCCAATTGAGGATATAAATGCACTATGAACTTTTCTTTTTTTGAAATTATTTGTGATTATTGATGGATATGATTTTTTGTATTCAATACTAGCTCTTAGTTGATTTGATTTTATATTCTTTTTGATATAAATGTGAAAGGGAAGTAAATTGATAAAATCTATCTTTGAAAAAATCATAAAATATGCCTTTAATTTATTTAAACTAAAGTAGATATAATAGTATAAAATTAATAAGAGAGGGTTAAATATGGTAAAAGTTGAATTTTTAGGACCTATTAATAAAGATGATATGAATATTGAAATAAAAAATTTAAAAGAACTTAGTGATATTTTAAAAAAAGATGATGAACTATTGTCTTGGCTTGAAACATGTGCTGTTGCTGTAAATGATACTCTTGTATCTAATAGAGATTTTGAACTAAAAAGTGGAGATAAAATAAGTTTATTGCCACCTGTTTGTGGAGGATAAATTTTGTATAGTGAAGATTTACAACTACATAAAGATGATTTAGAGATAGAAAAAATACATAATGCTTGGTATGAAAAATATAAAGATTTAAACTATGGAGCATTTATTACTTTTGTTGGAATAATAAGAGATGAAGGTGGAATAAGCGGACTTTCATTTGATGTTTATGAACCAATTTTAAAAAAATGGTTTGCTTCTTGGCAAGAAAAAGCAAAACAAAAAGGAGCAATAGTTTTTATGGCTCATAGTGTTGGAGATGTTTTAAATCATAAAAGTTCATATATAGCTGGAGTTTGTAGTCCACAAAGAAGAGTTGCTTTGGAGTTAATAGATGAATATGTTGAAGATTTTAAGAAAAATGCACCAATATGGAAATATGATTTAATAAATGGAGAGAGAATTTATGCAAAAGATAGAAGCCAAAAAATTGATGGAGCAGGTATTTTAGCATGATTAATGATATGAAAAAACAAAGAGTTGATCTTCACAATCACACAGTTTTGTGTAATCATGCTGAAGGAACAGTTGAAGAGTATATAAAAAGAGCAATAGAGCTTGGAATTACTGAATATGGTTTTGCTTGTCATGCTCCTATGAACTATGATCCAAAATATAGAATGAAATTAGAAGAGAGAACTTTATACGAATCTTGGGTAAATGAAGTAAAAGAAAAATATAAAAAAGATATAAAAGTTCTTTTAGGATATGAAGTTGATTATTTAAAAGGTTTTATGCTTGATGAAATTATAAATGCAAAAGTTGATTATTTAATAGGTTCAGTACATTTTTTACAAAACAAAAATGATATGTGGGGTTTTGATAATCCTGAGTTTATAGGTGTTTATAAGTCAAAGGATATAGATTCTATATGGACAGAGTATTTTGATGCAATTAAAGAGATGGCAAAAACTCAATATTTTGATATTGTTGGGCATTTAGATTTGATAAAAGTATTTAAATATTTACCAAAAAAAGATGTACGATTAATAGCAAAAGATGCATTAAAAGAGATAAAAAAATCAAATATGGTTTTAGAGATAAATCCAGCAGGACTTAGAAAGCCAGTTGAAGAAGCTTATCCTTCAATACCACTTTTAGAAGAAGCATTCTCTTTGGGTATTGATATAACTTTTGGTTCAGATGCACATAAGGTTGAACATATAGGTTTTGGGTATGAAGAGGTTACCAAACTTGCAAAAAGTATAGGATATACTAAATGTGTAAGTTTTGAAAAAAAAGATAGAAGATTAATTGAATTTTAGATAAAATCTTAGCTTAAAATTTTTGGAGTATTTTATGGCAAAATTTGTAAATAATGTAGAAGAGTTTTTTAGTTTTTGTAGTGAAAATGAAGTTAAATTTGTTGACTTTAGATTTACAGATTTAAAAGGTACTTGGCACCATGTAACATATAATTTCAAAGTGATAAATAATGATTTATTAGAAAATGGAATGCCTTTTGATGGAGCTTCAATAGAAGCTTGGCAACCAATTCATAAATCAGATATGATTTTAAAACCAGATGTTGAAACAGCGTTTTTAGATCCATTTACTGCTGATAGTACAGTTATTGTTATTTGTGATGTTTATGATATTTATGAAAATCAAATGTATGAAAAATGTCCAAGATCTATTGCTAAAAGAGCTGTAAAAGCTCTTGAAGAGTCAAATGTTGGAGATGTAGCTTATTTTGGACCTGAAAATGAGTTTTTCATTTTTGAAGATGTTAAAATAAAAGATACAGTAAATGAGTCTCACTATAAAGTTGATAGTGAAGATGGAGAGTGGAATGATGATAGAAGTTATGAAGGTGGAAATATAGGACATAGAAGTAGGCTTAAAGGTGGATATTTCCCAGTAGCTCCTATTGATAATGGAGTTGATTTAAGAGCTGAAATGATGCAAATTTTAGAACAAGTAGGGCTAGAAGTTGTATTAGGACATCACGAAGTAGCACAAGGACAACATGAAATAGGTATTGTTTATGGTGATTTAATTGAAGCTAGTGATAATGTTCAAAAATTAAAATATGTTGTAAAAATGGTTACTCATCTAAATGGAAAATCTGCAACATTTATGCCAAAACCACTTTATGGAGACAATGGAAGTGGAATGCACGTACATCAATCTATTTGGAAAAATGGTAAAAACCTTTTCTATAAAGAGGGAGAATATGGTAAGTTAAGTGATATGGCAAGATGGTATATTGGTGGAGTATTTAAACACGCAAGAGCTGTTGCTGCATTTACAAATCCATCTACAAACTCATATAAAAGATTGATTCCAGGTTTTGAAGCACCTTCAATTCTAACTTACTCTTCTCAAAATAGAAGTGCATCTTGTAGAATTCCTTATGGAGCTGGTGAAAAATCAACGAGAGTTGAGATGAGATTCCCTGATTCAACTGCTTGTCCATATTTAGCATTTTCAGCTATGCTTATGGCAGGACTTGATGGAATAAAAAACAAATATGAACCAATAGGACCTATGGATGATGATTTGTTTGAATTAACTTTAGATGAAATAAGAGAAAGAGATATTCCTCAAATGCCACATACTTTAAGAGGTTCATTAGAAGCTTTAATTAGAGATAATGAATTTTTAAGACCAGCATTTACTAAAAAAATGATAGATACATATCAAAACTTTAAATTTAAAACACAAGTTTGGCCTTATGAAGCTAGACCTACACCTTTTGAATTTAAAACAATGTACTCTTGCTAATTTTAAAAGGTAGACTTCTACCTTTTAAAAACTAACTTTTTTTAATATATTTACTAGCTTTATAAAATGCAAATAAAACAAGAGATATTAAAAATAGTGTAATCTCAACTTTTGAAACAACATCAATATTTATCTTTGTTTTTGATTCAAATTCTACTTCCATAAATTCTACAATTTCAATTCCCATCGAAAAGATAGTAAATAGAGTTAAAAATAGAAGAATATATTGAATTACTTTACTAGCATCAGATTTCTCTTTATTCTCTATTACTTCATGAATCTCTAAAAAGTTCTCTTCTGATTTTTCAAATATATCTTTTTGAACTTCAAAATCTTCAATTTCTCTTTGAATAGATGTAAAGCTATTTATATTTTCACTATAATTTAACTCTTCAAGTCTAGATTTCTGTAAAAAATATCTATTTACTCTATGCATTTCAAATAGTTTTATAGATTCAATAATAGTTGGAGATTCAATATCAATATGAAATAGTTGGTTTGTATATATTTGAGTTGATTTTTTATAAATCACACTCTCTTTTAAAGTTAAAGAGTCTAAATCTAATAAAGAAGATATATTCTCTTTATTCAAAGTATGACTATACCAAAGAACTGAGGAGTTATAAATAGTAGCTTCATAGTTATTATCTTTAAATGCGACAACAGTTGATTTTGAGTTAATATTTTCGTTTGAATAAAAATCTTTTATATTTTGACAAGAGTTTGTATCTGATAAAAAACAGTGAACTCTAAATGAAAAAGAGTTTTTATTTAGGTCTTTGATATTTATATTTTTGTCTTTTTCTCTATTTAATAAAGTTGCATACATATAATTAGAAGAAAAGCTAAGAAGCTCTTGCTTTTCTAAATCAAGATTTATTTTATGAACAAGTTCAAAAATTCTATTTAGATAAATTATTGTAAATTTATCTAATAATTCATCAAAAGATATAATTTTTAATTCATCTATTTTAAAATAGATTTCAAGTGAAGTAATACCATCAGAATGAACTTTTAAAGATAAACTATCTATATATTTATCAAGTTCAAAACCTTGATTAAATATATTCTTAAAATTATTAATCTCAAATTTTAAATAGCTATTAGATTTTAGAAAAAATCTAGTAAACCAGTAGTTTTCTAATGAAATAGTAGAAAAATTATTACTTCTTAAAGAGTTTAATTCATCCACTTTTTTTAGATTTGTTAAATCTAATTTAGCACAAGAATAGAAAACTAAGTTCTCTACAATATACATTTTGAACCCCTAAAATTATATTATTCGTAAAACTCTAATTCAGTAAATCCATCAAAAACATTTCTGCTATTTAACTCATCAAACATATCAATATCTTTAAATTCATCCATAGTTACAATATTTGTAATTTCATCAGCTTCAATCCCATCTTCAATAGCTTGTAAAATATCTTTTTTTAGTTTATTAAAATAGTTTTCTGTATGTTTTATGGCATTTTTATCAACTATTGTTCCATGTCCAGCTACAAGAGTTTGCCAAGGATAAGTAGATATTAAATCAAGAACTTTTAGTGTTCCAATTATTGATCCATCACGATTTGAAGTAATTCTTTCATTCATTACAATATCACCTGTAAACATTGTTTTACTATCTTCTAAATATACCATTAAATCATTGTTTGTATGAGCTTTATATGGAATATGTAAAATCTTAAAACTCTTATTATCAATTTTTAAAGATAAATCTTTTTCAACAATAATATCAGCTTTTATAATTTTTGTATTTTCTAGCTCTTTTTTATCTAAAACATTAAAAATTCTTGGTTTTGAAGAGCTACTATAATTTGTATTTATAGATTTTGGGGCATAAATTTTAGAATTGAATTTATCTTTGTAAAAACTATTACCAAGCCAATGATCATCGTGTTCATGAGTAATTATAATGTTACTTACAGGTAAAACTTCAATTTCTTTCATAGCATCATATGCTTGTGAAGCAAAATTATAACTAGTTCCACTATCTATTAAAACATATGATTTATCTGTTTTAACATAACATGAATTTGCCATAAAACCACCATTCTCTTTTGATGGAACTTCAGTTTTTCCAAAAAAACACCAAACATCAGAAGCCACTTTTTGTGGTTTTAAATTGTAATCAAAAGCAAAAAGAAAACTAGATAATAAAAATGTAGAAATAACTATTCTCATATTTAAAAACTCTCCTTAATTTTATAATCAAAAATTATATTGTAATATCTCTTTTAAATAAGTGATAAAATAGATAAAAGGTAAAATATGGATAAGAAAAAAGAGATGGTATTTAATTTAAATAATTTTTTATTGGCATTTGCTGATCTGTTTGATAGTAAAAAAAGAGCATATATATCTTTGAATATTGCAATTGAATTAAATTATGATGATAAAAAACTAGCTGATATTACATCTTTAGCATTGGCTTATGATTTAGGACTTGAAGCTTTAAAAGATTTTGCTTTTTTAGATAAAAATATTTTAAAAGATAAAGATATTTTAGAAATAGTTGATTTCTCAGATAAAGTAGCTTCAAACTTTGAGTTTAATAAAAATAGTATAAATAAGAAAAAAGAGCTTTTAGAATTTATAGATGAAAGCTTATATAAGAAAGATATAAAAGAGATATTTATAAAGCTAATATCTAAGACTTCATTTCATTTAGATTTAGAGAATTCAAATGAAATAGTGCTTTTTATTTATTCAAAATTAAATGATTTTACAACAGTTTTAAAATTTGAAGAGATATTAAAAATGACAATAAAATTTAACTCTTTTGTAGAAAAAAGTTCAACAATTGTAGAAAAAGCAGAACTTTTAGCAAACTATTTTGAGTTTGAACACAAAGATAAAGAACTTTTCAAAATTGCTTCAAGCTTACAAAATATTGGAAAACTAGCACTTTGTGAAAATAAAAAAAACAAAGAATCTAATATCTATCCTTATTACACAAAAATAGCATTAAGCCAAATTATGCAGTTTGATGATATTGTAAAGCTTTGTAAAAATGTTGAAGAGAGATTGGATGGAAGTGGATTATTTAATCTTGAAGCAAAGGATTTGAGTTTTAAAGATAGATTAATAATCTCTTTAGTTTTTTATAATAATCTTTTAAAAGAAAATTTAAATCATGATGAAATAATAAGTAATATGAGAAAAGATGCAAAACTTGGGAAGATAGATGAAAGTATTGTAGATATTTTTGATAAGTTATTTATAAAATAAGCAAACAGATATTCTCAAGCTTCTTGCTTGAGAATATATTAAGGTTTGATAGTTGTAAGACCTAAACTAAGCCAAGATTGCATTCCACCTCTATACCATTTCATTTTCTCTTGAGGATAACCAATAGCCATAAGCTCTTTCATAGCTTCAGGTGATTGTCCACACCAAGTTGCATTACAAAACATCAAAAGAGTTTTTGCTTTAGAAAAATCATATTTTCCATTTTTCTCTACCACTCCAAAAATCTCTAAAGCTTCCTTAAACTCATCTGGATATTGAGATTTTTTTGTATATACATAAGGTACATTCACCGCACTTGGAATAGTTTCGTGGTAAAACCAGTTTTCTGTTCTACTATCAATTAAAAGTAGGTTTTTATCTGTTTTAGCTTTTAGAATAAACTCTAAAACTTCAAGTTCTCCATATGTTTCAATATTTGGTGCAGCTTTCATAGGTGCAATTTTTCCAAAATATGTAACATATGCTCTTTTACATTTATCATTTACATTTTTACTTGCTTGATGCTCTCCACCAAAAACTTCTCTTGGATCAAAAGCAACATTCTCACACTCTTTTGGTTTATCTTCTCTCTTTATAGTTACTTTTTTACCATTTTCTAAAGTAACTTCAACACCAGTAGTTTGTAAATCATTTGCAAAAATTGTAGCACTTGCAAATATTATTCCAATAAATATTTTAAACATTTTACTCTCCTTTAAGTTAGAATAATAAATTTTATCCAAAAGATTTTAAAAAGCAAACAAAATTAATCATTAAGAGATATTTGGATAAAATCTAAGCTATTTTAGTAACAAATTAGGAATATTAATGAGCGATAAATACGAACCATCAAAAGTAGAAGATAGTTTTTATAAAATTTGGGAGAGCAAAGGTTATTTTGAGATAGATGGAAATAGATCTATCCAAAAACTTGATGAAAATGGAAAAGAAAAAACTTTTTCAATCATGATGCCACCACCAAATGTAACGGGAAGTTTGCATATAGGACATGCATTAACTTTTACTTTACAAGATATTATAACTAGATATAAAAGAATGGATGGATTTAAAACTCTTTGGCAACCAGGAACTGACCATGCTGGAATTGCAACTCAAAATATTGTTGAAAAACAACTATTAGCAGAAGGCACAACAAAAGAAGAGATAGGAAGAGAAAAATTCTTAGAAAGAGCTTGGTTACAAAAACAGACTTCAGGTGGAAATATTGTTCATCAAATGAGAAAATTAGGAGTAAGTCCAGCTTGGAGTAGAGAACGATTTACTATGGATGAAGGTTTAAAAGAGGCTGTAAAAGAGGCTTTTGTAAAATTATATAATGATGGAATGATAACTCAAAATAATTATATGGTAAATTGGTGTACACACGACGGAGCTCTAAGTGATATTGAAGTTGAACACGAAGAGATAAATGGAAATTTCTATCATATGAATTATAATTTTGCAGATGGAAGTGGATTTGTAACTGTTGCAACTACAAGACCTGAAACATATTTTGGTGATAGTGCTGTTATGGTTCATCCAGATGATGCTAGATATAAATCAATCATAGGAAAAGAGTTAGTTCTACCACTTATAAATAGAAAAATCAAAATTATTGCTGATTCTCATGTTGATATGGAGTTTGGAACAGGTATTGTAAAAGTAACTCCTGCACATGATACAAATGACTACGAAGTAGGACTTAGACACAATTTAGAGTTTATAAAATGTTTTGATGAAAAAGGTATTTTAAACAATGAGTGTGGAGAGTTTGCTGGACTTGAAAGATTAAAAGCTAGACCTATAATAGTAAAAAAACTTCAAGAAGATGGAATTATCACTAAAATTGAAGAGCATAAACATCAAGTAGGGCACTGTTATAGATGTAAAAATATTGTTGAACCATTTATATCTAAACAGTGGTTTTTATCTGAGGAAGTAGCAAAGAAATCAATTGAAAAAACTAAAGCACATAATAATTTTCATCCAGCACATTGGATAAATTCATATACAGCTTGGATGGATGAGCTAAGACCTTGGTGTATTTCAAGACAACTTTGGTGGGGACATAGAATTCCAGTGTTTACTTGTAGCTCTTGTAATCACGAATGGGCAGATAAAAATGATGAACCAGAAGCTTGTCCAAAATGTAATAATAAAAACTACACGCAAGACCCAGATGTATTAGATACTTGGTTTTCTTCTGCACTTTGGGCTTTTTCGCCACTTGGTTGGGGAAATAATGATAAATCATCAGAATTATATAATTTCAAAGAGGATATGAAAAACTTTTATCCAAACTCTTTATTAATAACTGGTTTTGATATTATGTTCTTCTGGGTTGCTAGAATGATGATGATGGGAGAATATCTATTAGGAGAATTACCATTTAAAGATATTTATATGCATGCTTTAGTAAGAGATGAAACAGGTGCAAAAATGTCTAAATCAAAAGGAAATGTAATAGATCCACTTGATATGGTTGAAGAGCATAGTGCAGATATTATTAGATTTACTTTAGCTTACTTAGCTGTTCAAGGAAGAGATATTAAACTTGGTGCTAAAAATTTAGAGCAGTTTAGAAACTTCACAAATAAGCTTTATAATGCTTCAAATTTTTTAAGATTAAATGTAGATACTTTCCCTGATTTAAAAGAAATTAATATTAAAACTCCACTTGGATTATATATGCAAAGTAGATTAAGCCATGCAGTTGATGAGGTAAGAGCTACTCTTGAAAGTTATAAATTCAATGAAGCTGCAAGTACACTTTATAGATTTGTTTGGATGGAGTTTTGTGATTGGGGAATTGAATATTCAAAAGCTTCTAAAGAGTCAATTCTAGAACTAGGTAGCATATTTAAAGAGACATTAAAAATGGTTAGTCCATTTATGCCTTTTATTTCAGACTATTTATATCATAAATTAAGTGGAACAACACTTGAAAGTGGTGACTCTTTGATGATTTCATCTTTCCCAGAAAATATTAAAAAAGATGAAAATATTGAAGAGATGTTCTCTATTATTGAAGAAGCTATTGTATCTATACGAAGAGCAAAAGTTATTATTGATATGGGTAATTCAAAAATAGCAAAAGCTTATATAAAACTTGATAAAAATATTGATACAAATGTTGCAAAACCATTTATAGAAAAATTGGCAAAAGTTGATGAGATAGAGTTTGTTACAAGTAAAGTTGAAAATGCTATAACAGATGTTTCAAATCATTTAGAAGTATATCTTCCAACTCAAGAGATAGATATGAAACCAATTATTGATAAATTAACAAAACAACAAGAAAAAGCACAAAAAGAGTTTGATAAATTAAATGGAATGTTATCAAATGAGAGATTTGTAGCAAATGCACCTGCAAATGTAATAGAAGAGAATAAAAAAGCTCTTGAAGAGGTAAAAACAAGGTTAGATAAAATAGAAGCAGAACTAAAAAGTTTGAGTTAAGAATTAATTGGTAAAAGTCAATAACTTTTACCAATATTGTTACAGATATTATTTTAAAATATCTTTTATCTCATCTTCTTTGATATTCTCTTCACTATATTTTATTACTACAATATTTTCTGTATTATTAATATACCACTCATCAATATTTAGATTTTCACTTAGTTTATTTAAATTACTTGATTTATATTCATCTAAACTTAAATATAGATTTTTAGTTTTTGATGGATTTTTCATAATAGCAATTAATAAAATCCATAAAACACAGATTGAAGCTATAATTGTTGTAAAGTTTTCTAATTCATAAGCACTTAGTTTATCTAAAAACATTCCTCCAAAAATACCACCAAAAAATGTTCCTAA is a genomic window containing:
- the glnA gene encoding type I glutamate--ammonia ligase, translated to MAKFVNNVEEFFSFCSENEVKFVDFRFTDLKGTWHHVTYNFKVINNDLLENGMPFDGASIEAWQPIHKSDMILKPDVETAFLDPFTADSTVIVICDVYDIYENQMYEKCPRSIAKRAVKALEESNVGDVAYFGPENEFFIFEDVKIKDTVNESHYKVDSEDGEWNDDRSYEGGNIGHRSRLKGGYFPVAPIDNGVDLRAEMMQILEQVGLEVVLGHHEVAQGQHEIGIVYGDLIEASDNVQKLKYVVKMVTHLNGKSATFMPKPLYGDNGSGMHVHQSIWKNGKNLFYKEGEYGKLSDMARWYIGGVFKHARAVAAFTNPSTNSYKRLIPGFEAPSILTYSSQNRSASCRIPYGAGEKSTRVEMRFPDSTACPYLAFSAMLMAGLDGIKNKYEPIGPMDDDLFELTLDEIRERDIPQMPHTLRGSLEALIRDNEFLRPAFTKKMIDTYQNFKFKTQVWPYEARPTPFEFKTMYSC
- a CDS encoding MBL fold metallo-hydrolase, with the protein product MRIVISTFLLSSFLFAFDYNLKPQKVASDVWCFFGKTEVPSKENGGFMANSCYVKTDKSYVLIDSGTSYNFASQAYDAMKEIEVLPVSNIIITHEHDDHWLGNSFYKDKFNSKIYAPKSINTNYSSSSKPRIFNVLDKKELENTKIIKADIIVEKDLSLKIDNKSFKILHIPYKAHTNNDLMVYLEDSKTMFTGDIVMNERITSNRDGSIIGTLKVLDLISTYPWQTLVAGHGTIVDKNAIKHTENYFNKLKKDILQAIEDGIEADEITNIVTMDEFKDIDMFDELNSRNVFDGFTELEFYE
- a CDS encoding HD domain-containing phosphohydrolase; its protein translation is MDKKKEMVFNLNNFLLAFADLFDSKKRAYISLNIAIELNYDDKKLADITSLALAYDLGLEALKDFAFLDKNILKDKDILEIVDFSDKVASNFEFNKNSINKKKELLEFIDESLYKKDIKEIFIKLISKTSFHLDLENSNEIVLFIYSKLNDFTTVLKFEEILKMTIKFNSFVEKSSTIVEKAELLANYFEFEHKDKELFKIASSLQNIGKLALCENKKNKESNIYPYYTKIALSQIMQFDDIVKLCKNVEERLDGSGLFNLEAKDLSFKDRLIISLVFYNNLLKENLNHDEIISNMRKDAKLGKIDESIVDIFDKLFIK
- a CDS encoding rhodanese-like domain-containing protein, with the protein product MFKIFIGIIFASATIFANDLQTTGVEVTLENGKKVTIKREDKPKECENVAFDPREVFGGEHQASKNVNDKCKRAYVTYFGKIAPMKAAPNIETYGELEVLEFILKAKTDKNLLLIDSRTENWFYHETIPSAVNVPYVYTKKSQYPDEFKEALEIFGVVEKNGKYDFSKAKTLLMFCNATWCGQSPEAMKELMAIGYPQEKMKWYRGGMQSWLSLGLTTIKP
- a CDS encoding valine--tRNA ligase encodes the protein MSDKYEPSKVEDSFYKIWESKGYFEIDGNRSIQKLDENGKEKTFSIMMPPPNVTGSLHIGHALTFTLQDIITRYKRMDGFKTLWQPGTDHAGIATQNIVEKQLLAEGTTKEEIGREKFLERAWLQKQTSGGNIVHQMRKLGVSPAWSRERFTMDEGLKEAVKEAFVKLYNDGMITQNNYMVNWCTHDGALSDIEVEHEEINGNFYHMNYNFADGSGFVTVATTRPETYFGDSAVMVHPDDARYKSIIGKELVLPLINRKIKIIADSHVDMEFGTGIVKVTPAHDTNDYEVGLRHNLEFIKCFDEKGILNNECGEFAGLERLKARPIIVKKLQEDGIITKIEEHKHQVGHCYRCKNIVEPFISKQWFLSEEVAKKSIEKTKAHNNFHPAHWINSYTAWMDELRPWCISRQLWWGHRIPVFTCSSCNHEWADKNDEPEACPKCNNKNYTQDPDVLDTWFSSALWAFSPLGWGNNDKSSELYNFKEDMKNFYPNSLLITGFDIMFFWVARMMMMGEYLLGELPFKDIYMHALVRDETGAKMSKSKGNVIDPLDMVEEHSADIIRFTLAYLAVQGRDIKLGAKNLEQFRNFTNKLYNASNFLRLNVDTFPDLKEINIKTPLGLYMQSRLSHAVDEVRATLESYKFNEAASTLYRFVWMEFCDWGIEYSKASKESILELGSIFKETLKMVSPFMPFISDYLYHKLSGTTLESGDSLMISSFPENIKKDENIEEMFSIIEEAIVSIRRAKVIIDMGNSKIAKAYIKLDKNIDTNVAKPFIEKLAKVDEIEFVTSKVENAITDVSNHLEVYLPTQEIDMKPIIDKLTKQQEKAQKEFDKLNGMLSNERFVANAPANVIEENKKALEEVKTRLDKIEAELKSLS